The genomic region AGACGCATGGATCGACGCTGCTGTTGCCCTGAGCGCTTCGCGGGCCAAACCCACGCATTTCCGTCGAAGGTCACACTAAGGTCGCACCTCAACGCGCGCGGGCGCCCCCGCGCACACGTGCGTGCGCGCGCAGGCGAACACGCGCGAGACGAGCGGATCGGCAGACGGGATTTGCGGCGCATGACCGCGCCGGTGTGGCAGATCGGCACCGTGTAGGACAGCGGAAAAACCGATATGGTTCGTGCACTGCCGCCCCGCGAGGCGATGCGGGAGGGCGCGCGATCGGCGCGTTCAGCCGCTCACCCCGGGATATTGTGCCTGATTCAGCAGCTTCGCGAGATGGGCGGCGTTGCTCGCGGCCATGTCGGCGGTCTGCTGAACCTTATTGGGCACGTGCTCGAGATCCTTGAAATCGGTCGATCCCATCGCCTCGCCGACCCAGTAGCAGGCGGCGTTGGCGGGAATCGTCCAGCCGACGTCGTTGAGCGCCTGGAAGAGCTGTTGCGCCGAGCAATGGGCGCCATCCTCGTTGCCGACGATCGCCGCCAGCGCGACCTTGCCGAACGCGGGCATGCGGCTCTTGTCGTCGGTTTCGGACAGGAACGCGTCCATCCGCTCGAGCACGCGTTTTGCCACGCTGCCGATCTGACCAAGCCAGATCGGACCGCCGAAGATCAGAATGTCATGCGCGAGGATCTTCGTGCGCAGCGCGGGCCAGGCGTCGCCCGGCCCTTCGTCCGAAGTGACTCCGGGTTTGATGTCGTGCGCCGCGACCCGGATCGTCTCGCTGAGCGTCACATCGTGCTTCGCGAGCGAATCGCGCAGCACGCCGATCATCCGGTCGGTCGACGAATCCTGCGCGGGATCGGATTTCAGGGTGCAGTTCAAGGCGATCGCGGTCAGCGCCATTGGAATCCTCCGTGTCTGGTCATTGTCGGGAGACGCGCGGAGCATGCGCTCCGTTCCGCCTGCGCCCGGAGCGAACGCAACCTGCAGGACCGGTGATCGTTAGCCCTTCAACACGCGCTCCAAGCGGAAACCCCAATCAGGAGAATGGTTTGATGTCCGAAACGACCAGAAAGGCGACCGTGCAGCGTGTAGCTGCCGGGCTCGGCGTGCTCGGCGTCGCAGGCGTCGCGCTTCTCGCCACACGTTCGAGCGGCCCGCGATCGGGGGAAGACGATGCACCCGGCTATAGCGGACGGCACCGCACCGGCGGCGCGCCCGCGATCGTCGGCAAGACAGTGGCGATCGCCAAGCCCTCGCGGCGCGAACTCTACACCTTCTGGCGCGACTTCACCAACCTGCCGAGCTTCATGGAGAATATCGATGCGGTCGAGAAGCTCGACGGCAACCGCTGGCGCTGGACGATCAAGGCTCCGGCCGGGCGGACGGTCACCGTGGTGAGCGAAATCGCGCAGGAAATCGAAGGCGAGCTCATCGCCTGGCGCTCGACCGAGGATTCGGAGATCGAGACCAATGGCCGGATCAGCTTCCGCGACGCCTCCGGCAACCGCGGCACTTATGTGACCGCCGAGATCGAGTATCGCCCGCCGTTCGGCAACGCCGGACGCTCGCTTGCCAAGCTGTTCCAGCGCGAGCCGGCCATCCAGGCGCGCCGTGACCTGCGGCGCTTCAAGATGCTGATGGAAACCGGCGAGATCGCCACCCCCGCCAATCGACTCGAGGAGGCCGCCTGATGCGCGCACTTACCTTTCACGGCACCCACGACGTGCGTGTCGACACGCACCCCGACCCCGAAATCGTCAATCCGCGCGACGCGATCCTGAAGGTCACCAGCACCGCGATCTGCGGGTCGGACCTGCACCTCTATGACGGCGCGATTCCGGCGGTGATGAAGGGAGACATTCTGGGTCATGAATTCATGGGCGAAGTGGTGGAGACCGGCCCGCAATCGACGCTGAAGAAGGGCCAGCGCGTGGTGGTGCCGTTCACCATCTCGTGCGGCAGCTGCTATTTCTGCGACCAGCAGCAATATAGCGCGTGCGACAACAGCAACCCGGTCGACAAGCGCGAGATGTCGGAAACGCTGTACGGCACGCCGATGAGCGGGCTGTTCGGCTATTCGCACCTGACCGGCGGCTATCCCGGCGGGCAGGCGGAATATGTCCGCGTGCCGTTCAGCGACGTCGGCCCGATCGTGATCGACGACGACGGGCTCGACGACGACAAGGTGCTGTTCCTCTCCGACATTCTGCCGACCGGCTGGATGGCGGCGGAGAATTGCGGGATCAAGGAAGGCGATGTGGTCGCCATCTGGGGCTGCGGCCCGGTCGGCCTGTTCGCCGCCCAGAGCGCCCGGATCATGGGTGCGCGGGTGATCTCGATCGACCATTATCCGCACCGGCTGGCGCTTGCCCGGCAGATGGGGGCCGAGACGATCAACTTCCACGAGAGCGACGTGCGCGAGGCGCTGATGGAGATGACCGGCGGGATCGGCCCCGATGCGGTGATCGACGCGGTCGGGCTGGAAGCGCACGGCTTCGCCGTCGACAATATGATCGACATCGCCAAGCAGAAGGTGGGCATGGGCGCCGATCGCGCTTCGGCGCTCAAGCAGGCGATCCTCGCCTGCCGCAAGGGCGGCACCGTCTCGATCCCCGGCGTCTATGGCGGGATGACCGACAAATTCCCGATCGGCGCGCTGATGGAAAAGGGACTGACGGTGAAGACCGGTCAGACCCATGTACAGAAATACACCGCCAAGCTGCTCGACATGATCCGCGAGGGCGAGGTCGATACGACCTTCCTGATCTCGCACCGGCTGCCGCTCGAGCAGGCGGCGGACGGCTATCGCAATTTCCGGACGAAGCAGAACGAGTTCACCAAGGTGGTGCTCAAGCCCGGAATGGAGGTCTGACATGGCGGGCACGCTTGCGGTCGTCACCGACGGCAAGGCGCACGTCGTCTCGATTCCAGAACAAACTCCAGGCCGCGCTGGCGCATGTCGTGCCCGATCGGGTGCTGGCGAAGCAGCACCGCGGAATGGCCGAGCCCGAGCAGGACTGACGGGCCCCACGCGAAGCGCCCGGACATTGCTGCCCGGGCGCCCTGCCGTCCCGTTGCGACGGGGATGCGCTTATGCGCTGTAGTAGAGGTCGTACTCGACCGGGCTCGGGGTCATTTCCCAGAGCGCCACTTCGTCGCGCTTCAGCTCGATATAGGCTTCGACCTGATCGCGGGTGAACACGTCGCCCTTGAGCAGGAACTCCATATCCGCTTCGAGGCTGTCGAGCGCCTCGCGGAGCGAACCGCACACGGTCGGCACGTCGGCCAGTTCGGCGGGCGGCAGATCATAGAGGTTCTTGTCCATCGGATCGCCCGGATGGATGCGGTTCTGGATGCCGTCGAGCCCCGCCATCAGCAGCGCGGCATAGGCGAGATAGGGGTTCGCCAGCGCGTCGGGGAAGCGGAATTCGACGCGCTTGGCCTTGCTGCCCGCGCCATAGGGAATGCGGCACGACGCCGAGCGGTTGCGGCTCGAATAGGCGAGCAGCACCGGTGCCTCATAGCCCGGGACCAGCCGCTTGTAGCTGTTGGTCGACGGGTTGGTGAAGGCGTTGAGCGCCTTGGCGTGCTTGATGACGCCGCCGATGAAATAGAGGCACATGTCCGAAAGCCCGGCATAGCCGTTGCCGGCGAACAGCGGATTGCCTTCGTTCCAGATCGACATGTGGGTGTGCATGCCCGAGCCGTTATCTTCCTTGATCGGCTTGGGCATGAAGGTCGCGGTCTTGCCATAGGCATGGGCGACCTGATGCACGACATATTTGTAGATCTGCATCCGGTCGGCGGTCTGCACCAGCGTGCCGAAGGTGAGGCCGAGTTCGTGCTGCGCGGCGGCGACTTCGTGGTGGTGCTTGTCGCAGGGCAGGCCCATCTCGATCATCGTCGAGACCATCTCGGCACGAATGTCGGTGGCGCTGTCGACCGGGGCGACGGGGAAATAGCCGCCCTTGGCACGCGGACGGTGACCGAGGTTGCCCGCCTCATATTCCTTGCCCGAGTTGCCGGGCAGCTCGATGTCGTCGATCGCGTAATAGCTCGTCGCGTAGCTGTTTTCGAACCGCACGTCGTCGAACATGAAGAATTCGGCTTCGGGGCCGACATAGACGGTGTCGCCCAGTCCGGTGGACTTCAGATAGGCCTCGGCACGCTTGGCGGTGGTGCGCGGATCGCGGGCATACCATTCGCCGGTCGACGGCTCGACGATGTCGCAGAACAGGATCAGCATCGGCGTGGCCGAGAAGGGATCGACATAGGCGGCCTCGAGATCCGGCTTGAGGATCATGTCGCTCTCGTTGATCGCCTTCCAGCCGGCGATCGAGGAGCCGTCGAACATCAGCCCGTCGGTGAGCGCGTCCTCGTCGATCACGCCCGCGACCATCGAGAGGTGCTGCCACTTGCCCTTGGGATCGGTGAAACGCAGGTCGACCCATTCGATCTCCTGCTCCTTGATCATCTTCAGGATCGTGCCCGCATCGTTCGCCATCTAATCAGTCCCTTTCCAGATCATGCGTGTCACCCTGCGAATCGGGCAACATAGTTATGCAGCGTCTCCGAGCATCCCGGAATTGCTGCGCTGCGTCAAACCGTCGTTGGCGCGCGCCGGGATCGGCGCCTGCATGCCGTCGGCCGCCGCGCCCGAAACCGGCCGACGGCCGCGTACGCCACGTCAGATCGCGCTTTCGTTGCGCTCGCCGGTGCGGATGCGCAGCGCCGTCTCCACCGGCATGACGAAGATCTTGCCGTCGCCGATCCGGCCGGTCTGCGCGGCAGTGGCGATCGCCTCGACCACGCGCTCGGCAAGACCGTCCTCGACCACCACCTCGAGCTTCACCTTGGGGAGGAAATCGACGACATATTCGGCGCCGCGATAGAGCTCGGTGTGGCCCTTCTGCCTTCCGAAGCCCTTCGCCTCGGTCACGGTAATCCCGGAAACGCCCACTTCGTGCAGCGCCTCCTTCACTTCATCGAGCTTGAAGGGCTTGATGATCGCTTCGATCTTTCTCACGCATTCCCCCGCATTCGGACGTCGAGATCCTTCGCACGCCGTTGGCGCCACACGCCTTAGCAACACACACGCCTTGGCAACAAATGTGCCAGCGGCGGCGTGGCGGCGATCCTTGGCTCGCACGGGCCGGAACCCGCAACAAGTGCCTAGCGAATAGGCATATATACGAGGGGTGCCCGAAAGGGGAGCAGCGCCCGTCGCAGCCTCTACAGTAACAGCAGGAACCGCCCGTGTTCCTTCACGTTGATGCAGGAACATGGAACTGAGAGTGCGCCGATGCGGACCGACATCAACATGCCCGCCGCGCTGGTGCGGCGGCGTTGCGGCACTGCCGCGCCCGAAGGGGTGGAGACGGTCGCGCGCGGCCCGCTGATCGTCATGGCGTATGGGATGCGCGCGATTCCGCTGCCCCAGCGCGAGGAATATTGGATTCGCAGCCCGGCGGGCGATTTCACCGCCAGCGAGGCCGAGGAAACGCTGCGGCGCTGGACATCGGCGCCCGAGGATCCGGACCGCCGTCAGCCATAGGGCGGGCGATCGAAGCCCTTCGGACTGGTCGTGAAGATCTCGCACCCGTCCTCGGTGATCCCGATCGAATGTTCGAACTGTGCCGAAAGCGACCGGTCGCGCGTCACTGCCGTCCAGCCGTCGTCGAGCAGCTTCACGTCGGGGCGGCCGATGTTGATCATTGGTTCGATGGTGAAGAACATGCCGGGACGCAGCTCCGGCCCGGTGCCGGGGCGGCCGACATGGACCACTTCCGGCGCGTCGTGGAACATCCGCCCGAGGCCATGGCCGCAGAAATCGCGGACCACGCCGTAGCGGTGCCGCTCGGCATGCGTCTGGATCGCGTGGCTGATGTCGCCCAGGTAATTGCCCGGCCGCGCCTGCTCGATGCCGAGCATCAGGCATTCATAAGTGACGTCGACCAGCCGCCGCGCCTTCAGCGGCACGTCGCCCACCAGGAACATGCGGCTGGTGTCGCCGTGCCAGCCGTCGAGCAGGGGCGTCACGTCGATGTTGACGATGTCGCCATCCTTGAAGGTGCGCTCGCCGGGGATTCCGTGGCAGACGACATGATTGATCGAGATGCAGCTCGAATGCGTGTAGCCGCGATAGCCGAGCGTTGCCGGAACCGCGCCGGCGGCCAGCATCTGCTCGCGGATCATGTCGTCGATCGCGCCCGTGGTGGCGCCAGGCACCACATGCGGCACGACGGCATCGAGAATCTCGGCGGCCAGTCGCCCGGCGCGGCGCATTCCTTCGAACCCCTCCGCATCGTGGAGCTTGATGGCGCCGGTGCGGTGGAGCGGCGTATCGGCGGAGGCACTCACATATTCGGTCATGGCCGCGATATAGGCCGGCCCGAGCAGCTTTGCGAGGGCGCCGGCGTCGGCTATGCGACAGAGCATGTCAGAACGCATCTGGACGGCCGGGCTCGCCGTGATCGGCGACGAAATCCTTTCGGGCCGCACGCAGGACCGCAACGTCGCGCAGCTCGCCTCGTGGCTGAACGCACAAGGAATCCGGCTGCGCGAAGTGCGGATTGTGGCGGACGTCGAGGACGCGATCGTCGAGGCAGTGAACACGCTGCGCGCCCGCTATGATTATTGCTTCACCACCGGGGGAATCGGGCCCACGCACGACGACATCACCGTCGATGCGATCGCGGCGGCACTCGGCGTTCCGGTGGTCGTCCATCCCGAGGCGCGGGCGGTGCTCGAGCGCCACTATGCCGAGCGCGGTGGGTTGACCGACGCGCGGCTGCGCATGGCGCGCGTGCCGCAGGGCGCCGAACTGATCCCCAACCGCATGTCGGGCGCGCCCGGCATCCGCATCGGCAACATCCTGGTACTGGCGGGCGTGCCGCACATCGCCGCGGGGATGCTCGACGCGCTCACCGGCACGCTGGAAGGCGGCGCGCCGCTGGTGGCGCGGACGATCGGCTGCTGGGTGGCGGAAAGCGAGATCGCCGAGCTGCTCCGCGCAGTGGAGGCCGCCCATGCCGGCGTGACGTTGGGCAGCTACCCCTTTTTCCGCGAGGGCAGGGTGGGCGCCAATTTCGTCATCCGGGCGACGTCGCAGCAAGTGGTGGATGCCTGCGGGAGGGCATTGTCGGAGGGGCTGCGCGCGCTGGGTCGCGACTCGGTCGAAGGCGGCATCTGAGGCGGGTCGTCAGCGCGGAGCGCGGACGGGGAGCGGCGCTGGAGCGGGTGAAGGGAATCGAACCCTCGTCGTAAGCTTGGGAAGCTTCTGCTCTACCATTGAGCTACACCCGCGTGGACGGCGGAAATGCGTGGAATTCCGGGCCGTGTCAAGCGCGCCGGATCAGGAGCTGCCGCGTTCCTGGGCCGGGCCGCCCGCGCGGTCGAGGCTGAGCGCGGCGGCGACCAGCGAAAGGTGCGAAAGCGCCTGGGGGAAGTTGCCGAGCAAGCCTTCCTCGCCGACTTCCTCGGCCAGCAGGCCGACGTCGTTGGCGGTGGCGCACAGGCGCTCGAACAGCCGCCGCGCGTCTTCGAGCCGGTTCTGCAGCACATAGGCGTCGACCAGCCAGAAACTGGCGGCCAGGAAAGCGCCTTCGCCGCCGCCGACGCCATCCTCGATCCGGTCGGGCGCGTAGCGCCGGACGAAGCCGTCGCGATCGAGCGCGCTTTCGATCGCCGCGACCGTACCGCAGACGCGCGGATCGTCCGCCGGGAGAAAGCCCACGAGCGGGATCCGCAGCGTCGCTGCGTCGAGCGCGGTTTCGCCATAGGCGGCGACGAAGCTGTTGCGCTCGGAATCGAAGCCGTGCTCGAGCACCTGTGCCTTCACGCGCTCGGCCAGTTCGCGATAGTGCGAACACAGCTCGGGGTCGCTTTCCTCGAACCAGCAGGCGGCGCGATCGAACGCGGTCCAGCACATCACCTTGGAATAGACGAAATGGCGCGGTTCGCCGCGGCTTTCCCAGATGCCGGCATCGGGCTTCTGCCATTCGCTCTCGAGATCGGCGGCGAGCAGGCGGACGAGCGCGTCGCTGTCTTCGGTCCGTTCCATGCCGTGGCGCACGGCGGAATGCAGCGTGTCGATCACTTCGCCATAGATGTCGAGCTGGCACTGGTCGGCGGCGGCGTTGCCGAAGCGCACCGGCGTGGCGCCGTTGAAGCCGGCGAGCCAGGGCGCCTGCCACTCGAGCATCCGCCGGTCGCCGCCCACCGTGTAGAAAGGCTGGACGTCGATCGGCTCGCCCGCGACGGCGCGCCGCAGCCAGCCGACCCAGGCGTGCGCTTCGGCCGACATGCCCGATTGGAGGAACGAGAGGAGCAGGAAGGTCGAATCGCGCAGCCAGCAGAAGCGATAATCCCAGTTGCGCGAGCCGCCCGGACATTCGGGCAGCGAGGATGTGGGCGCGGCGACGATCCCGCCGGTGGGCCGGTGGATCAGCGCCTTCAGCGTGACGAGCGAGCGGATGACTTCGCCTCGATACGGGCCGTCATATTTGCACCGCGCGACCCAATCTTCCCAGAAGCCGCGCGTATTCTCGAACGCCTTCTCGGGGTGAACCGATTCGGGAACCGCCTCGTGCGCGGGAAACCAGGTCATCACGAAGCCGCGCCGATCGCCTTCGTTCACGGTGAACCGGCTGGTGAACCAGCGATCCTCGAAAGTGATCGGTTCATCGAAATCGAGAACGATCGCGTCGGGGCCGGCGATCGCCAGGACCTGCGCCTCGGAACAGGTGCGCACCAGCGGGTGGAGCTGGCCGTAATCGAAGCGCGCGGCGAGTTCGGAGCAGACCTCCACGCTGCCGCGGCGGCCCTCGACGATGCGCACGATATCCGGCGCCTGGCCGCGGATCGGCATGAAATCAATGACGGCGATGCAGCCGTCCCGGGTCTCGAACTCGGTTTCGAGGATCAGCGTCTCGTCGAGGTAGCGGCGGCTGCTGCGGGTGACTTCGCCCACCGGGCGCATGCGCCAGCAGCCGTTCTCGGCGTCGCCGAGGATCGCCGCGAAACAGGCCTCCGAGTCGAAGCGCGGCATGCACAGCCATTCGATCGAGCCGTCGCGATGGACCAGCGCGGCGGTCTCGCCGTCGCCGATCAGGGCATACTCCTCGATCCGCTTGCGGGATGGCTCGCTCATCCTTCGGCGCGGCTCCGCGCGAACAGCCCGGCTGCCAGCCCAGCGCCGATCGCGGCGAGCGCGCCCAGCGCTACTGTTCCGCGATGGGTGGTGAGCCAGAGCTGCGAACTGCGCGTCCGGGCACTCGCGTCGAACCGGCCGTGCGCGCCATGATCGCCGGGAACGGGCGCATAGAGGTTGTTCCGCCGGTCCGGCGCGACGGGTTCATCACTCTGCTGCCCGCTGACGCCCGTGCGCGCGAGATAGCGGTCCAGCAGCGGGGAAGCGATCTGGTCGCCCAGGATGGCCTGCCAGGTGGGCCAACCGAGCTTGATGTTCTTGCGCTTGTGATGCGCGGCGAAG from Sphingosinithalassobacter sp. CS137 harbors:
- a CDS encoding flavodoxin family protein; protein product: MALTAIALNCTLKSDPAQDSSTDRMIGVLRDSLAKHDVTLSETIRVAAHDIKPGVTSDEGPGDAWPALRTKILAHDILIFGGPIWLGQIGSVAKRVLERMDAFLSETDDKSRMPAFGKVALAAIVGNEDGAHCSAQQLFQALNDVGWTIPANAACYWVGEAMGSTDFKDLEHVPNKVQQTADMAASNAAHLAKLLNQAQYPGVSG
- a CDS encoding SRPBCC family protein, translating into MSETTRKATVQRVAAGLGVLGVAGVALLATRSSGPRSGEDDAPGYSGRHRTGGAPAIVGKTVAIAKPSRRELYTFWRDFTNLPSFMENIDAVEKLDGNRWRWTIKAPAGRTVTVVSEIAQEIEGELIAWRSTEDSEIETNGRISFRDASGNRGTYVTAEIEYRPPFGNAGRSLAKLFQREPAIQARRDLRRFKMLMETGEIATPANRLEEAA
- a CDS encoding competence/damage-inducible protein A, with the translated sequence MSERIWTAGLAVIGDEILSGRTQDRNVAQLASWLNAQGIRLREVRIVADVEDAIVEAVNTLRARYDYCFTTGGIGPTHDDITVDAIAAALGVPVVVHPEARAVLERHYAERGGLTDARLRMARVPQGAELIPNRMSGAPGIRIGNILVLAGVPHIAAGMLDALTGTLEGGAPLVARTIGCWVAESEIAELLRAVEAAHAGVTLGSYPFFREGRVGANFVIRATSQQVVDACGRALSEGLRALGRDSVEGGI
- the map gene encoding type I methionyl aminopeptidase, whose translation is MTEYVSASADTPLHRTGAIKLHDAEGFEGMRRAGRLAAEILDAVVPHVVPGATTGAIDDMIREQMLAAGAVPATLGYRGYTHSSCISINHVVCHGIPGERTFKDGDIVNIDVTPLLDGWHGDTSRMFLVGDVPLKARRLVDVTYECLMLGIEQARPGNYLGDISHAIQTHAERHRYGVVRDFCGHGLGRMFHDAPEVVHVGRPGTGPELRPGMFFTIEPMINIGRPDVKLLDDGWTAVTRDRSLSAQFEHSIGITEDGCEIFTTSPKGFDRPPYG
- the glnA gene encoding type I glutamate--ammonia ligase; protein product: MANDAGTILKMIKEQEIEWVDLRFTDPKGKWQHLSMVAGVIDEDALTDGLMFDGSSIAGWKAINESDMILKPDLEAAYVDPFSATPMLILFCDIVEPSTGEWYARDPRTTAKRAEAYLKSTGLGDTVYVGPEAEFFMFDDVRFENSYATSYYAIDDIELPGNSGKEYEAGNLGHRPRAKGGYFPVAPVDSATDIRAEMVSTMIEMGLPCDKHHHEVAAAQHELGLTFGTLVQTADRMQIYKYVVHQVAHAYGKTATFMPKPIKEDNGSGMHTHMSIWNEGNPLFAGNGYAGLSDMCLYFIGGVIKHAKALNAFTNPSTNSYKRLVPGYEAPVLLAYSSRNRSASCRIPYGAGSKAKRVEFRFPDALANPYLAYAALLMAGLDGIQNRIHPGDPMDKNLYDLPPAELADVPTVCGSLREALDSLEADMEFLLKGDVFTRDQVEAYIELKRDEVALWEMTPSPVEYDLYYSA
- a CDS encoding zinc-dependent alcohol dehydrogenase; the encoded protein is MRALTFHGTHDVRVDTHPDPEIVNPRDAILKVTSTAICGSDLHLYDGAIPAVMKGDILGHEFMGEVVETGPQSTLKKGQRVVVPFTISCGSCYFCDQQQYSACDNSNPVDKREMSETLYGTPMSGLFGYSHLTGGYPGGQAEYVRVPFSDVGPIVIDDDGLDDDKVLFLSDILPTGWMAAENCGIKEGDVVAIWGCGPVGLFAAQSARIMGARVISIDHYPHRLALARQMGAETINFHESDVREALMEMTGGIGPDAVIDAVGLEAHGFAVDNMIDIAKQKVGMGADRASALKQAILACRKGGTVSIPGVYGGMTDKFPIGALMEKGLTVKTGQTHVQKYTAKLLDMIREGEVDTTFLISHRLPLEQAADGYRNFRTKQNEFTKVVLKPGMEV
- a CDS encoding P-II family nitrogen regulator; this translates as MRKIEAIIKPFKLDEVKEALHEVGVSGITVTEAKGFGRQKGHTELYRGAEYVVDFLPKVKLEVVVEDGLAERVVEAIATAAQTGRIGDGKIFVMPVETALRIRTGERNESAI
- a CDS encoding glycoside hydrolase family 15 protein; this translates as MSEPSRKRIEEYALIGDGETAALVHRDGSIEWLCMPRFDSEACFAAILGDAENGCWRMRPVGEVTRSSRRYLDETLILETEFETRDGCIAVIDFMPIRGQAPDIVRIVEGRRGSVEVCSELAARFDYGQLHPLVRTCSEAQVLAIAGPDAIVLDFDEPITFEDRWFTSRFTVNEGDRRGFVMTWFPAHEAVPESVHPEKAFENTRGFWEDWVARCKYDGPYRGEVIRSLVTLKALIHRPTGGIVAAPTSSLPECPGGSRNWDYRFCWLRDSTFLLLSFLQSGMSAEAHAWVGWLRRAVAGEPIDVQPFYTVGGDRRMLEWQAPWLAGFNGATPVRFGNAAADQCQLDIYGEVIDTLHSAVRHGMERTEDSDALVRLLAADLESEWQKPDAGIWESRGEPRHFVYSKVMCWTAFDRAACWFEESDPELCSHYRELAERVKAQVLEHGFDSERNSFVAAYGETALDAATLRIPLVGFLPADDPRVCGTVAAIESALDRDGFVRRYAPDRIEDGVGGGEGAFLAASFWLVDAYVLQNRLEDARRLFERLCATANDVGLLAEEVGEEGLLGNFPQALSHLSLVAAALSLDRAGGPAQERGSS